One stretch of Eretmochelys imbricata isolate rEreImb1 chromosome 1, rEreImb1.hap1, whole genome shotgun sequence DNA includes these proteins:
- the LOC144259640 gene encoding claw keratin-like, producing MTFSGLCYPECGVARPSPVTGSCNEPCVRQCPDSEVLIRPSPVVVTLPGPILSNFPQQSGVGAVGAPVVEPGFGGSLGHGGLYGYGGHYGGLYGLGGYGGYGGRYGYGGLGGYGYGGLCGSGGLGGYLGGYGSGGLCGSGVSCHRYLSGSCGPC from the coding sequence ATGACTTTCTCAGGCCTCTgctatccagaatgcggggtggcccggcccagtccagtcacTGGCAGCTGCAATGAGCCATGCGTTAGGCAATGCCCTGACtctgaagtgctgatcagaccctccccggttgtcgtgaccctcccaggaccaattctcagcaatttccctcagcagagcGGAGTGGGAGccgtaggagcacctgtggttGAACCCGGTTTTGGGGGCTCATTGGGTCACGGGGGATTGTACGGCTATGGAGGCCATTATGGAGGATTGTATGGTTTAGGGGGATATGGTGGTTACGGCGGCCGTTACGGTTATGGGGGATTGGGTGGTTATGGTTATGGGGGATTATGTGGTTCTGGGGGATTAGGCGGTTACCTGGGTGGTTATGGTTCTGGGGGATTATGTGGTTCTGGGGTATCttgccataggtacctcagtggaagctgtgggccatgctaa